TCCCAATGAATTGGGCAAGAAAACGAGCAAAGACGGATCCAAACATTTCATATGTCCACACTCCAGATAGGGCATAGGGCACAGCCATACGCCTTGTCTCTATACTTATCATGGGACTCTGCAGTGCATAGAAGCAGATAATGATCACTTCAGTTCTGGGAGGATCGACAGGTGAGAGCTGTGATTTATTTAGCTTAAGAAGCTGCCCTCGGGAGTTCTTCTACATGTGAGAGAAAAAATCTGCAACTACTTGCTGGTGCAACCCATTCTAAAAACtatgattttcttttgctgaTGTACAAACTGCACAATATGATACTGTATTAAAATCTGTGAGCTTCTGTTTTGTCAGTATATAGAACATCAATAGAGCAAAACCTACAATAAAACTTCAGTGCATTTACACAACACACCGTTAGGCTGCAAGATGTTTCATACATATAGACAGTAGGTTCAAGAACAGGACTGGAAATGCGAATACAAAAAAGGGCCTGAAGTTTGAAACATGGGCAATGTTTCAACTTGAAACACTTTAGACAAGTCATCTACCACAGAAATGGATATCATTAGCCAATTCTCAGCTTAACATTTGTTCCACAATCCACAGATCCTGACAACAGTCGGCAGAAACTCAGACATGCAAACGGAACTACATAATCAATACCGAAGAACCAGAATCTGAAGTTCTAAGTTTTAGCCATTACATCAACAGTTTGATAGCAATATGGTTGCAATATAAATGCCCAAAAAAGTAACATAATTTAGCCAACGTCAGTATTAGAAGTTAGGCTCCAGAAACAATTGATGTGGACTTCTGTCTACCATCTGGAATGGCAAAAAGCACAACTGGTTTGGACGACCGGACAAATGGAACATCACATCTGTAATACCCTTTCCTTTCGAGCTGTATAACTTCTCCTTGCTTGATATTCCGCATGTTCGGGTCTCCAAGAGCTAAAGCTTCTCGTCTAGTGCAAGGGTTAAGATTGTCAAGGAAGTTGTCGTCTTCTTCCAGCTGCAAAAGCGTCAGATATTATTAGGCTTTGAAATACATGTGGAGATCACTTTATCATGGACTTGCACATTGAAGGAAGAGATAAACTCATCCAAAACAGCACATGCAAACTAAATATCCGCATCAACAGCTCTAGCAATGGTAAGAGTGAAGTATTGGTAGATTGCCATGTTGAATTTCAACTTTCAAGAACCAACCAGTTCATAAAATCCTCAAGCTGTTGAGACAAGCTGACCAAACCACACATACTTCAACGGATTCTGTAACTACGCAACAGATGTATCTAACTAATTTAAGTGAAAAGGCATTCATAGCACCATAATAACTAATGCACCAAATAGGTACAATAAGAATACAGTTCTGGAATGCATGCCTACCAATAAACATAGATTTAGTGTCTTACCTTTTTCTTATTAATTAGGTAGTCAAAATCTACCAAAGACAGAGACACAAGGTCTTCAATATCAGCTAGCCATGTTAGCTTCAACTTTGTCATCTTCACTGATCCGTCAAGATGAAGCTCACCAACTAGTTGAGTAATTGCTCCATTATCTGTCTTGACCTCTTTAATGATAGCATTTCCCCAGTCCATCAAAGTGACTTCCTCACCCACGCTAATGACTGATGCATCAGCATACTCTAGCCAAATTCTGTTTGTGAATGTTGTAGCCTTCTTTCCAGCACCCTCATATTTCTTGTGCCTTGGCAAGATACGAACGAATGGTTCCTCTGGACCATTAGTAAGTGTCAAAAGCACACATTGATCTTTAAGCACAGCAGTATGCCTTCCACACACTGGATCAACTATCTTCTTGTTGATCGTCCAGAGTTTATCCCACTCCATAAGATTCAGATTTTTTGAAGCGCCCTTCACAAATAGTTAAGgtgaaaaaagagagttaATAACTCAAGCGTACATATAGATATAGTTATAAAAACAGAAAGAGTAACTCGTTACAAGATTACCTGCTCAAGTATAAATTGTATCAATGCTTCAATCTTCAAGCCACGACGTACTATGCCTTGTACAGTGGGAAAGCGTGCATCAGTCCAATCCTCCACCTTCTTGTTTTGTACGAACCAGAGAAGCTTGCGCTTGCTAAGAACAGTATAAACCATATTCAGCCTGCTGAACTCATAGATTTCTACCCTCTGCAGCCCCATGTCTTGAAGGACACGATAGTACTGTGCGTTTCGATCATGGTATTCACTTGAACGAAGAGCATGAGTCACTCCTTCCAATGCATCAACAAATGGGCAAGCAAAGTCGTATGTTGGGTAGACCTTGTATTTTGAGCCTACACGGTGATGGGGATCAGGGTTGCAACGGTAGTAAACAGGATCTCGAAGTGATTTGTTAGGGTCTTGCATGTCAAGTTTACCCCGTACACAGCACTGTGTACCTCTTTGGGTACCCTTAACCATCTCACTCCACAACAACAAGTTCTCCTGAACAGTACTGTTTCTACATTTAGATTCCACACCATCCATCCTTTCACTCCTCATTTGCTCCTTAGGCGTATCATCAACATAGGCCTTTCCCTGCTTAATCAAACTTTCAGCCATTTCCATTAGCTTTGGAAAATAATCCGATGTGTATGTAACTACATCATATTTAACCCCAAGTGTCTCAATATCTTTCAGGACGTTCTCAACAAATTCATTGCTCTCTTTTGAAGGATTTGTGTCATCAAATCGAACTATTAGACGCCCTTTATATCTCTCTGCAAAGTACTTGTTCAATAGTGCAGCCTTAGCATGACCGATGTGGAGATACCCACTAGGCTCTGGTGCAAAACGAACACAAACCTCACCGACTTTGGCACCTGGGAGATCTATTTCATGACCTGAGATGTTCTCCTTCAAACCAGGCACCTTTTCTTTCAAGCTTGGCGCAGGAGATTTGCCAATTCCACGCTTTCCAACATAAGCAGTTGTAACTTCATCCAGTGCGTCTGAATAGTCTACAGCTATGCTGTTGAACCAACGGACAAGGTTTTGATACTTCTTTGATTTCCTTAGACTTTCCCATCGTTGACCAGTACCTGAAGAACAGAGTTGTAAGTTGTAACCTCCAAGGTAAGACACATATAGAGAGCGAGCAATAAGTTACAGCTTGATGAAAGAAGCCAAGAAATTACCTGTGAGATTTGACCACACTACAATGTCAGCAATAGACAGACCATAACCAACCAAAAAGGTTCGAGATGCCAGGTATCCATCTATAAATGAGCATGCAGCTTCAAATTCAGAGCCCGAAAGTATGAGCGGCGCGTACTCTAGCCATTGGTCAACCTACAGATGCGTAACAATAGCAACTCAGAACATACTGAGATGATCTTGAATATCATTGGCAAACACCACCTGATGACCAAAACATACATGTGCCGCCTGAATAGCGTCCTGGCCATAGAAGCTGGAAACAGATGCAGCACGGGCAATGTAACGAAGAATTGTGTTCACGCCATGTATAAAGTCCCTGTACATAATCATAGTAGATTCATTGAGACGCCATAAACTCCCATACATAAAAACTGCCAAGGACAAGTACTAGTTTTATAGCACGTTTCACCAACAAAACTGCTTTGGTCGACACACATGTTCTAAGAGTCATTATTTTCACGAACATAACTTCTTAGAACCATGAATACTGGAAGGTGATGCTCAGAGTCAACAGGGTCAACAGTTAAGCAGTTCATCAGAGGGAGGGAAGCTAAAAGCCTAGAAGGGCTTACCCAGAACTGAGATGCAGTGTGGGCACTGAGCCTGAGGCGAGGGTCGGATCAATCGTTAGGGGAACACCGGCAATCTTAGCAGCAGAGAGGATGGAAAGTGGCGGGCTGTCCTGGGGGAACGCTAGTTTCGCCTCCATCAAGACCCTCGCAGAGCAGGAATCTGCGAATTGCAGAAAAACGTTGTGAGCGGCACAAGCAGGAGGGGCGGATCTGGATGACCTGAAGCTCGTACCTCGGAAACGGATTCCCAGAGCGGACGGAGTGAAGACAGCAGGGATGCGCGGAGTGGCGATGAGGTAGAACGGGTGCagcgatggcggcgacgcGCGTGAGAGGCGGGTGGTTCTTGGAGGGGTGGCAGCTCTAGCCTCTAGGCTCTAGGGCACAGGCTCTTGGGCCGCGTTGGGTCAGGCTGGAACTTGCGATCAAAGCACGAggctgccgcggcgccggcccgTGTGAGGttgatggattttttttttaccagtcTGTGGGGTTGATCGATCTAGGGTGAGTTTGGATCATGATAATCACAGCTTTTCCTTACTAGTCAGTTTGCACGTGCGACGCACGTCTTTACAACACGtgttttttaaatttaatttttcTACTGTATAAGTTATTTATTATTACTGTTTTTCTCACTGAACCATTATTATAATAGTTGTGATTACGTAGCAATGTAACTATAAAATCCACGAGCGCATAAATATATTACATTTAGGTACCAAAATATTACAACTCGACAGAAATTGGAAGCAATAATTAAAATACAAGTATTCCACAATATTATCCACTATTCTATTAAATCGGTGAATGTCCATTTTTCTATGCGGTCAAGAACGTCTCGTTCTTCGGGAGAGATATTGTCTACAACTTCATTGAGTTCATGCTTTAAAATATGTGCCAAAGATCATTGTTTGAGCAAGAAGTCGTCCTACACATGGGTCATAAAACATGgtcataaaaaaattcatgtgATAATCTGGTACAAATGAGCATGTTAAAAACACTCGGTATTGAATAATGTAGCCTTTCATTGTGATATGAGTGCATGAAATTGAAAACCAAATATCCAGACAGACCACTGCAAACATATGTAACGTTACATTGTGCGTTGAAACAAATGAGATAAGATTGTGTGGGAGTGAGAAACTTCGTACCCGTGATAGTTCCTTGGAATAACATCAGAAACTTTGCATTCCCATTTACATATATCATCGTTCCATCCAGGGTTTGCAACTTCGACGGCAAGGTTGTTTTTACCTATTTCCATAGTTTTAAATAAATGCTCTCCCCAAGATTGTATTGGAAGCGGATTCAAAATatagacaatttttttttgaaggttGAAGACGAACAACATATATAGCCCATAAATTTCATAAGGCAAATAAATCTGTAACAATAAGTTTACGAATACATTAGTCGCattatgacaaaaaaaataacccCAACTTATATAAGAAAGAAGGAATGAAGTATTACCGTGTCACAATCTGAGATATGGTACTCGTCGATGCAGCCAGGCCAGCTACGAAACAATTGTGCCAGCTGTTCAACGTCTAACATTTCACGACAACCCGCGTCTCGTGCAAATTTGGACATCGTCtaaaatgataaaaaaaagtcttAGCAATATGATGGAAAATGTGATTATTTGATTAAAGTAACTTACGCAAAACTTCAGATCCATTAAGTGAACCAGTTGATCTCTACATAAGTTTGATGGGTGGCTCGCTAGTACACGCACAGCCACATTGAAGCAATCTGGGTCCACATAATCTATGAACAATATGTTCCTTATTTGTCTTAGAGTTAAACTAATTGGATAAGGCTTAGAGATCCTGACCCATTCGATCCTGTGGAAGAGCAAATTTTGTCAAGCACGATGGAACAAATAATAGTTTATTTGAACACAAAAAAATGAACTTGCTAGAAAAGGTGGCTTACTCGAATAAACGGGGATCAATTATCTCCAGTTGCAAGCAAAGTAATTCTATGAGGTCGTCGTTTGTTGGATTGATAATAGTTGATTCAGGGAATAAGTCCGATAGGAGGTCAAATTGTGGCCGGTCTCCCCACCCGGGAAAAACAATGGGTATGCCAAGGGATCATAGCACCCATAGTATGCTCTAATATATAGAGGACGTCCTCCTCCTTTTGCATGCACGACAATACTCCTATCAAAGACTTTCGTCGGGTCGTTCCCTTCAACCCAAATCGCAGCCACTTCAGAAGTCGTGGGTGCATTGTACCGACGTTGATCCAAGGTTATATTTGTGTTCAGCTCAATCTTGTACATCTAGATTTGAGAACGACCCGACGGTCTTGAAAGTCTGCACATAAGGGTTGTGCTCAAGTATACTCAGAATTTTCCGAATGAGGTCTACATTAAGATCAGGTGACCTCTAGATCCTGTGAGACAACGTTTGATCACCATCATAAATGTAAAGCTGCAAATGCCGTGGTCCATTTCCGCTAGGCACCAAATCATCCACTTTGTGGTACAGCATGCCATGTGCACGGAATGTAAATATGCCGGTCCTTGCCGCAGTGCTGACTCGGCGGTCAAGTGTAACTCCAAGACTTGTGAATGAGAATTGAGAGTCAAAATACCGGATATTCTCTCGGAAATACttagcatcgtcgtcgtcctgaCTGGTCCATAACCGCTTCAACTCTTCAGGGACATCTGGAATGAATACACggatttttccttttctacaACAAAATGCAGGCCCCTTGTACTGAAATCTTGTTGCTTCACAATGGCCGCAGTCTCTGACTTTTCTGAGGACATGGTGTTCTCTGGATAGATCTCGGTAGACACTATCAAAATTATCATGCTTCGGTATTCCACCAGCAACCTGACGTTCGTCTCAGACCGATTCATACTCAACATCTACAAGTGTAAGTAAAATGGACAATTAAGGAGTATTATCCTAGCTGTATATGATAGTGCTGTAATAAAAAACTGAGATGTTAATGTACATACGTTCCCTGAATAATGTTTCTTCCTCCTAAATGTCATTATCGTCTGCCTCATTGCCCTCATTAGGTTCTGTGTCAGCATTCCCAAATGATATTCAAACTATATTAATACGAGCTTATGTACGTTCTGAGTCTGATGGTTGTTCAGCAGGCTCAAATGATATTCAAACTATATTAATACGAGCTTATGTACCTTCCGAGTCTGATGGGTGTTCAACAGGCTCAAATATTCCATATACGTCGTCTGTTTCATCATTTCTTTCATAATTGTCTGGTTGCCCCGCATCTGGGGACTCTTCCATTCCTCGCCTCTTGTCGCTTTCTTGGTTCAGCTGAGGTGTTTGAACCTCTATCAATTGTGTTAAAAGCCCTGCAAAGTGTTGAAATCACAAGAATATTATTATAGTGTTGTTGTTATTGACCTCGTACCAAGGCGTTAAGGTATTACCTTGTGTACTATCTCGTATTACGGTggacttgtttttgttttgctggTTCTGTCCAGAAGGCATAAGAACAGCCCTCCTTCGCCCAGAAATTTCTTGCATCTGGTATGCGTCATTCCTGCGTGACCAATCAGACTCATCGTCGTAGTTTACATTGTCCTTGCTTGATAAGCCTGCAGGGAAATAGCAAAAATCACATCAGTCAGTAATTGAACAATCTGCAAGCTCAGAATATGCAATTTCAAATTTATGGGAGTACAGGACCTGCACATCCTATTTGTTATAGTTGTTGGGTGAGAGCTGATCGTCCAGTTGGTTGTGTAGTAGTCCTATTGGTATTGCCCTCGAGGAGGGCCTCCTTTTTGTTACTTTGCTCGCGTGAGTGGCGTTGTCGCTTTAATATCTCTTCTCTATTTCGTGCATGTCGCTCCCTTTCCCTCTGATTTGTATTCTCTTTTGGGTCTGCATAGATGATACGGCTCATTAGTACGCACAATATTTTAAATGGAGTAGTTGATAATCATTACCATGGGACATGCCAAGCGGTGTATGTGCTTCATTTATTTGTCCATTCATATCGTCCGCAGTATTATTTGTCTCACCGTACGATTGACGCAGTCTCTTTACTATACCACTCATATTTAGTGAATTTTGTTCCCTTTGCCTCTTTATGTCATTCAGACCTACATAATTGTTTAGCATATGAGCAAATCCGTAGTCAAATCGGCGGTTGCTGCCCACATTTACCTGAGCCTTGGGAGTTGGTGATGTCCTGAAATGGGGTACGTTCTCCATCGGTAGTGGCCGCCGACACGACATGATGAGCTTGAATGGTATGAATGATTATCAGATTGAATCGTTGGACAGATTATATCATATACGAAATAAATATAAGAATGCAAATATGAACAGTACCTTGTGAAATGGATAGAGGTGTATGTGGCACGGTGTTTGCGCCATTGGTAGCTTCAGCTGAAGGTTGTTTATTTTCATTGGCTTCACGCCGTCTAGCCAGAATATTATCTCTATTACGTGCATAATATTCTCTATTCCTCAGATTCTCTAATTCCTTAGCTCGTTCTTACTCGCATGCACCAATAGTGTAGGTCAGAAACAATAGCGTTCATTACGGTAAATAACATGAGGCATTTAGTACTCGCCGGTGGCTGTTTACTTGCCCAAGTCAAATGTGCATAATAAAATCGATCCAGAATATGATGAAAATAAAATCGATCCACAAATGCAAAGTATCTCTTCAAGATGCAGAAGAAAAATGGAATATGTACCTCATATGTTAAGCTTAAAATATAAAAGAATGCAGTTATGAACACTACCTTGTGTAATGGATAGGGGTGTATGTGGCACAGTGTCTGTGCCATTGGTAACTACAGCTGAAGCTTGTTTATTTTCGTTGGCTTCACGCCGTCTAGCCAGAATATGATCTCTATTACGTGCATAATATTCTCTGTTCCTTTGATTCTTTAATTCCTTAGCTTGGTCTTAGTCACATGCACCAATATTGCAGGTCAGAAACAATACCGACTAAAATAATATGAGGCATTTAGTAGGTGCCAGTGGCCGTTACTTACCCAAGTCTCGGCCGTTGCTTATATCTTGGAATGGGGAGGGAGGCCCAATGCGTTTGCGAGATGACATGTTAATTGGTCTCTGTCATGTCACAGGCACATGGAAACTTTACTGTTAACATTAATACGCATGGTCTCATTCAGAAAAAGATTAGTTATAGGCATCCAACATGTCTCGACTCAAGAACGCAAAACATGCTATACACATGGTTCAGAAATCTAATTATCCACACGATGTGCTAACTTTTCAACGTCTGAAACTCAGCTATTGAATCTGAACCAGAATTTGCGAAAAGGGCAAAAACAGAGAAAGAGTAGTTGCCATGTCAATCACCTGATTCCCTGCAAAAATTCGGCCGGCCGATGAAAGTAGGACTGGGCGGCGGTAGCAGCCCGCGAGGCGCAGTGCGGGAGgagacgtcggcggcggcgcgaggcggcgaggcggca
The Brachypodium distachyon strain Bd21 chromosome 2, Brachypodium_distachyon_v3.0, whole genome shotgun sequence genome window above contains:
- the LOC100827571 gene encoding glutamate--tRNA ligase, cytoplasmic, whose product is MEAKLAFPQDSPPLSILSAAKIAGVPLTIDPTLASGSVPTLHLSSGDFIHGVNTILRYIARAASVSSFYGQDAIQAAHVDQWLEYAPLILSGSEFEAACSFIDGYLASRTFLVGYGLSIADIVVWSNLTGTGQRWESLRKSKKYQNLVRWFNSIAVDYSDALDEVTTAYVGKRGIGKSPAPSLKEKVPGLKENISGHEIDLPGAKVGEVCVRFAPEPSGYLHIGHAKAALLNKYFAERYKGRLIVRFDDTNPSKESNEFVENVLKDIETLGVKYDVVTYTSDYFPKLMEMAESLIKQGKAYVDDTPKEQMRSERMDGVESKCRNSTVQENLLLWSEMVKGTQRGTQCCVRGKLDMQDPNKSLRDPVYYRCNPDPHHRVGSKYKVYPTYDFACPFVDALEGVTHALRSSEYHDRNAQYYRVLQDMGLQRVEIYEFSRLNMVYTVLSKRKLLWFVQNKKVEDWTDARFPTVQGIVRRGLKIEALIQFILEQGASKNLNLMEWDKLWTINKKIVDPVCGRHTAVLKDQCVLLTLTNGPEEPFVRILPRHKKYEGAGKKATTFTNRIWLEYADASVISVGEEVTLMDWGNAIIKEVKTDNGAITQLVGELHLDGSVKMTKLKLTWLADIEDLVSLSLVDFDYLINKKKLEEDDNFLDNLNPCTRREALALGDPNMRNIKQGEVIQLERKGYYRCDVPFVRSSKPVVLFAIPDGRQKSTSIVSGA
- the LOC106866194 gene encoding uncharacterized protein LOC106866194 codes for the protein MDHGICSFTFMMVIKRCLTGSRDRPQFDLLSDLFPESTIINPTNDDLIELLCLQLEIIDPRLFEIEWVRISKPYPISLTLRQIRNILFIDYVDPDCFNVAVRVLASHPSNLCRDQLVHLMDLKFCTMSKFARDAGCREMLDVEQLAQLFRSWPGCIDEYHISDCDTIYLPYEIYGLYMLFVFNLQKKIVYILNPLPIQSWGEHLFKTMEIGKNNLAVEVANPGWNDDICKWECKVSDVIPRNYHGYEDDFLLKQ